The DNA sequence aataatGACCTTGAATGGTAGCATTTGGACAAATTAGATTCAAATCTTATTCCTGAAGCCTTCAGGAATATAAGACAGCACTTTATGCCATAAGGGTAGAATTTAGCCTAACCATTCTTACCTTTTCCAATCTTCTTGTTCATTTTCTGgttcttgttttcttcttcacCATTCAAAAGGGTGTCTCTTAATAAGGATGAACCTCTCATAGATTCATTCATGCATGCTACCTCAGAAATTTGATCTGTTACTGAGCAACTCTTCTTGGAATCGTTGTTCAAATCTTGTGTGGAGTGTCTATAAATGAACGACTACAAGATTGACTGTGTTGGACGGATTCAACGAAGCTATGGTCTGAATGGGGATTTGAGTTCAGAGTTTGGCAATTGTTCTAGTCAATGTTTTGATATAATACAGGCATCAAATATGGGAACTTGCAATCAGCCACTTGCTATGGCCAGTGGTGGATTTGAACAGGAACCACACATAGGCCAAACCAAATCCTCTAGCAGCATTATAAGCCGTTTTGAATCACCAGCTTCAGCTTTTTATGCAACAGAAATCTGCATGGGTTTCCCACAATATGGTAACCCCTCTTTGATTTCTCAATTCTCTATGATCAGTGATGTGGAATTCCCTTTGTATCAATCTCCAAGGCAGAACCTTTTCTTGGCTTCATTGGCAAACCAACCTGCTCCTAACTTTGAGTTGTCAAATCCCTTGCAAGCAATGCTCTTATCCCATGTCAATAGTGATCAATGTGTTAGATCTTCTGAAAAATCTGATAAAGCCCCATCTGGGAATTTCCCTTGCAGCAGTTTTCTTCCAATTATTGATGATGCTGCTGCTGCAAGCCCTTCAGTTCCTTGCAAAGGAAATCAGGATCAAAGAGTGAGTTTTTTTGCCATCTCCATTTTTAGTTTTCTGTGTTGTTCAATTGGCTTATGCTGTTATTGCTTGTTTTCTACTACCCTGAAGGATTGTTCTGCACAGATTAGCTTCTCTTCTCAGCAAGAGATGCAGTCACCAACACTCTCAGCAGGTAGTTTGTTAACTTCTTCTGGAAACTCTGCTTCAAATGGAGCAGTAGTCTCAagtaaaacaagaataagatgGACTCAGGAACTTCACGAGAAGTTTGTTGAGTGTGTGAATCGCCTTGGAGGTGCTGAGAGTAAGGGCTTGTGTTCATTcccttttattttcaaaactgttttctaatataatttcatcgtaaccttgtttagttgcatttttAGAACAAGACAGTTTCTGAAAATAGAACCAGACATAAACTAATCAactttgataaaattttcactGCATAAAATAGATATTCAACATCTGATAGTGTTCTTGTCTGCTTGATTGCAGAAGCAACGCCAAAAGCTATATTAAGGCTGATGGAATCAGATGGATTGACCATCTTCCATGTTAAGAGTCATCTGCAGAAATATAGAATTGCCAAATACATGCCAC is a window from the Vigna unguiculata cultivar IT97K-499-35 chromosome 7, ASM411807v1, whole genome shotgun sequence genome containing:
- the LOC114190599 gene encoding protein PHOSPHATE STARVATION RESPONSE 2-like isoform X2; amino-acid sequence: MNDYKIDCVGRIQRSYGLNGDLSSEFGNCSSQCFDIIQASNMGTCNQPLAMASGGFEQEPHIGQTKSSSSIISRFESPASAFYATEICMGFPQYGNPSLISQFSMISDVEFPLYQSPRQNLFLASLANQPAPNFELSNPLQAMLLSHVNSDQCVRSSEKSDKAPSGNFPCSSFLPIIDDAAAASPSVPCKGNQDQRISFSSQQEMQSPTLSAGSLLTSSGNSASNGAVVSSKTRIRWTQELHEKFVECVNRLGGAEKATPKAILRLMESDGLTIFHVKSHLQKYRIAKYMPQSTQGKSEKRTNVENVHLDAKTGLQIREALQLQLDVQRRLHEQLEIQRKLQLRIEEQGKQLKMMFDQQQKTSDSNLSTQNLDNTTNNDRSISSKDVQVSISEGSERLLVPSNIT
- the LOC114190599 gene encoding protein PHOSPHATE STARVATION RESPONSE 1-like isoform X1, translating into MNDYKIDCVGRIQRSYGLNGDLSSEFGNCSSQCFDIIQASNMGTCNQPLAMASGGFEQEPHIGQTKSSSSIISRFESPASAFYATEICMGFPQYGNPSLISQFSMISDVEFPLYQSPRQNLFLASLANQPAPNFELSNPLQAMLLSHVNSDQCVRSSEKSDKAPSGNFPCSSFLPIIDDAAAASPSVPCKGNQDQRDCSAQISFSSQQEMQSPTLSAGSLLTSSGNSASNGAVVSSKTRIRWTQELHEKFVECVNRLGGAEKATPKAILRLMESDGLTIFHVKSHLQKYRIAKYMPQSTQGKSEKRTNVENVHLDAKTGLQIREALQLQLDVQRRLHEQLEIQRKLQLRIEEQGKQLKMMFDQQQKTSDSNLSTQNLDNTTNNDRSISSKDVQVSISEGSERLLVPSNIT